Part of the Flagellimonas eckloniae genome, GAATTGCTTACGAATAAACCTCCAATGCCAGAAACGGAATTAACAAGAATAAAGAAACTTGCCAAAGCAGCTATAACAATTGGTTTATCCCATTTCATATGATTAAGTACCGGAGCCAAGAAAATACCGCCACCAATACCCACAAGGCCAGAAAGTAATCCTATACAACCACCAAGCATGTATGAAACGTAATTAGGGTATTTTTTAACACTAACCTGTGATTTTAGGTTTAAGGTTTGATACGAAAGAGCCAGTGCCGAAATAATCAAAGAACTACCCAAAATAATAAAGAAAACGTGTTCTTTTAATTGGAACGAAGCTCCAAGAAAAGCAAAGGGAATACTCGTGACAATAAATGGGAGGAATTTTTTGATTGATAAGTGCCCGCTCTTATAAAACAAAAAACAACTTCCCAAAACGACGGTTAGATTACATAAAAGTGCAGTACTTCGAATTGCAAAAAAACTAGTAAAAACCAATGTTAAAATTGCCAAATAGCTTGAACCACCACCAAATCCAACTGCTGAGTACAAGACTGCTACAATAAAAAAGGAAAAAAACAATAAAATTAATTCGCCAGAGGCTAAGGGCATAAGGTCATCATTTTATTCATACCTCCTAAAATATGATAAAAAGTCAAGTCCGGGTGCTTGGTTTGGAGTTGTTTTAGAGCCAATTCACTTCTTTTTCCTGATTGACAAATAATATAAACCTCATTGTTCAAATCAATTTGGTGTTCAAACACATCTAGATTATCCAAAGGAATATTTACAGCTTTGTTTAAATGGTTTTGATTGAATTCTTCCTGGGTTCTAACATCAATCAAAGTAAATTCTTTACCTGATTCTCTATATGACAGAAAGGTTTTTGCACTGATGGAAGGAACTATATCGCAATCTACGGTTTCGTAAAAATCTTGAAGCTTTGTTATTTTCTTATAAGCTGGATTTACCTTGAAATTAATTTTACTGACATGCTGGTTTAGTCCATTGAATATCATGAGTTTACCTGAAAGTACTTCGCCCACACCGGTTAATACTTTTACCGCTTCTAAAGCCTGCATAGTTCCAATAATCCCTGGTATTACGCCAAGCACTCCATTTTCGTTACAATTTGGTACCTCATCAATAGTTGGTATTTCTGGATATAAACAGCGATAGGTGGGGCCGTCTTGGTAATTAAATACACTTATATGTCCTTCAAAAGCATGCAGGGCACCATAAACAAATGGCTTGTTCAATATAACACAAGCATCGTTGATGAGATAGCGTGTAGGGAAATTATCCGTTGCATCAACTATTAAGTCATATGCTGCAATAGTTTCTAGCACATTTTCTTTGGTCAAAAAGGTATCGTATGTTTTAAAAGCGGTTTGGGAGTTTTGAGCCGTTAGTTTTTCAAGTACCACATCCAACTTCAATCTTCCAAGGTCTTTTTCTGAGTATAGGACCTGTCTTTGTAAATTGTGCAACTCAATGACATCTTGGTCCATAAGGCCTAATGTACCAACTCCCATTGCATTTAGGTATTGAAGAACAGGCAACCCCAAACCACCAAGACCTACAACCAAAACTTTGGCTTTAAAAAGTTTTGATTGCCCATCTGGACCAAAGTCCTTTAGGCTGGTTTGTCTTATATACCTAGAATTCATTGGTTGTTTCTAATTTAGATTTTATGAATTCGTAATCGGAAATGGAATTGGCATTGTACAATACTTCATCATGTTGTGGATTCACCAACTCAACATCCGAGTTAATCAAAAACTTTCTTGGACATGTACTTTCGGAAGTTTGCATATGGGAAGTAGCCAATTTTAATCCCTCGGGTTCCCAAATTGTAATCAATGGTTCTGGTAAATTGGTCTCCCTTGTAGCATATGATGTTGCCAATTTACTGGGGTTTCTTTTTACCGTCAAATTTTTTAAAGCCTGTAAATCAATTAATGGTAAGTCGCAAGCCAATACCAGCCATGCAACTTTGGGATAAGTTTTGTGCGCGCTTAAGATTCCATTAAAGGGTCCTCTATATTCATTTTGATCTACAATTACATTAAACCCATTATTAAGGCTTAGTCGTTGTTCATCCCGAATGCCAAGAAAAACCTTGTCGCAAAGGTGCTCCAAGAGTTTGTACAAGTATTCCTGTTGAGGAATAGAATGGTACTTGATCAATCCCTTGTCCGATCCCATTCGAGTACTCTTTCCTCCTGCCAAGACCAAACCATATAAGTTGGGAACGTCATTTCCCTTCATTTTTTTCATACCAAGTATCGTTACTACTAAAATTAACCACCAATGGAAGTCATTGAGTTATCAAAAATAGTTTTTGAATGCTCGTTTTGTGCTTCAAAGCCTGTTTTTGCTCTATTTCCAACAGCTTCCAAAATAGTCTTCTTTAAATCTGTTTCTGCCGAACCTGAGCGAATGAGACTTCTAAGATTTGCTTTTGGTTTTCCATATAGGCATGTAATTACATCGCCGGTTGCAGTTACTCTCAGTCTATTGCAGCTTCCGCAAAAAGTTCTGCTGAAGGATGGAATAATCCCAAATGTTCCCTTATGTCCAGTAATTTTATAGTTCACAGACGTAGATGTGGGAGGCGACTCTAACTTTTTGAAATTTGGATATTTGTTGGCAATGTGTTCTAGAATTGCCTTATGGTTCCACTTGATTGAATTGAAATTTTTGGAGCCCCCGTTAAAAGGCATTTCCTCAAGAAACCGAACAGAAACATTGTAATGCTTCATTACCTCTAGCGTGGGAAGAATATCTTGTTCATTTTGACCATCCAAAACAATAAAATTGATACGTACATTAAACCCTTCCGAAATTAATCGAATTAGATTATTGTGTACCGTATCAAATTGATTTCGCCTGGTAATGCGTTCAAACGTCTCCCTGTTTATAGAGTCCAGGCTAACATTCACATTAGTAATACCAAGCTCTTTTAATTCTGTGATATATGGTCCTATCAAGGTTGCATTGGTGGTTACGGAAATGTCATCAAGACCTTGCATTTTGGTCAGTTCCCTGAGCAAAACCATCAAATCTTTTCGCACAAAGGGTTCCCCACCCGTAATCCTAATTTTATTAATTCCTTGGCCTACCAATATCTTGCTCACCTTAGTGAGCTCTGCAATAGATAAAAGCTTATCGTTCTTTACAAAATCAATGCCCTCGGAAGGCATACAATAATTGCAACGCAGGTTGCATCTATCAGTTACTGCAAGCCTTAAGTAATTTATTTTTCTATTGTGATTGTCTACCAACATATATTTGTTCTCCAATGCAACCGAAAGATACTATTTATGGAACTATTATCCTCCACTAACGGGAGGAATCAATGCTATTTCATCATAGGAGTTTATGGTTTTGTCATCTTCTGCATAATCATTGTTGACCGCAATTGCCAATGATGACAATTTATTTAGCTCAGGATAGGTATCTCCCAAGAATTGTTTTAATTCCTTTACGGTTTTAGGTG contains:
- a CDS encoding MoaD/ThiS family protein, with the protein product MTILLFGITKDIVGSSTLSVPTSSITGRKTPKTVKELKQFLGDTYPELNKLSSLAIAVNNDYAEDDKTINSYDEIALIPPVSGG
- the moaA gene encoding GTP 3',8-cyclase MoaA → MLVDNHNRKINYLRLAVTDRCNLRCNYCMPSEGIDFVKNDKLLSIAELTKVSKILVGQGINKIRITGGEPFVRKDLMVLLRELTKMQGLDDISVTTNATLIGPYITELKELGITNVNVSLDSINRETFERITRRNQFDTVHNNLIRLISEGFNVRINFIVLDGQNEQDILPTLEVMKHYNVSVRFLEEMPFNGGSKNFNSIKWNHKAILEHIANKYPNFKKLESPPTSTSVNYKITGHKGTFGIIPSFSRTFCGSCNRLRVTATGDVITCLYGKPKANLRSLIRSGSAETDLKKTILEAVGNRAKTGFEAQNEHSKTIFDNSMTSIGG
- a CDS encoding sulfite exporter TauE/SafE family protein, with translation MPLASGELILLFFSFFIVAVLYSAVGFGGGSSYLAILTLVFTSFFAIRSTALLCNLTVVLGSCFLFYKSGHLSIKKFLPFIVTSIPFAFLGASFQLKEHVFFIILGSSLIISALALSYQTLNLKSQVSVKKYPNYVSYMLGGCIGLLSGLVGIGGGIFLAPVLNHMKWDKPIVIAALASFFILVNSVSGIGGLFVSNSFEVFWAEVIWLLVAVILGGQLGVRLSIGKLSSKRIKLLTALLVLFVGIRVLLKNGLQLTIFS
- a CDS encoding NTP transferase domain-containing protein; its protein translation is MKKMKGNDVPNLYGLVLAGGKSTRMGSDKGLIKYHSIPQQEYLYKLLEHLCDKVFLGIRDEQRLSLNNGFNVIVDQNEYRGPFNGILSAHKTYPKVAWLVLACDLPLIDLQALKNLTVKRNPSKLATSYATRETNLPEPLITIWEPEGLKLATSHMQTSESTCPRKFLINSDVELVNPQHDEVLYNANSISDYEFIKSKLETTNEF
- a CDS encoding HesA/MoeB/ThiF family protein, whose amino-acid sequence is MNSRYIRQTSLKDFGPDGQSKLFKAKVLVVGLGGLGLPVLQYLNAMGVGTLGLMDQDVIELHNLQRQVLYSEKDLGRLKLDVVLEKLTAQNSQTAFKTYDTFLTKENVLETIAAYDLIVDATDNFPTRYLINDACVILNKPFVYGALHAFEGHISVFNYQDGPTYRCLYPEIPTIDEVPNCNENGVLGVIPGIIGTMQALEAVKVLTGVGEVLSGKLMIFNGLNQHVSKINFKVNPAYKKITKLQDFYETVDCDIVPSISAKTFLSYRESGKEFTLIDVRTQEEFNQNHLNKAVNIPLDNLDVFEHQIDLNNEVYIICQSGKRSELALKQLQTKHPDLTFYHILGGMNKMMTLCP